The following is a genomic window from Pseudomonas purpurea.
GAAGCCGAAGCCGTCCTGGAGGATCTCCAGCACGCCATCACCGGAGATTTCCTCGCCGCTTTTCGCGTGCTTTTTCAGCAGGGAGAAAATCACGTCCTGCTTGCGCGAACGGGCCATATTTTCTATGCCCATCTGTTCGGCCAATTCGAGCAGTTCGGTAATCGGCTTTTGCTTGAGTTCAGTCAGATTCATATAGGAATGACGTAATCATTTATGGAGGGGGGAAATTAAGCTTTTGGCTTAATGAGGCCGCGCCGCAGAGAAGGCGACAGGATCGCGTACTAATTCGAAAAGGAGAGCGTCGGCGACGGCTTGCAGGGGGCATTGGAGAAACCAGTGCGGGGCCGAATGTAACACCTGAGTTTCGGAGCGTCTAGCCCTGAATAATGAAAAAGCCCCGCAGTTTGCGGGGCTTTTTCAGGACACTCGTAACGACGCTTAGATGTTGGCGTCGAGGAAAGCAGCCAGTTGCGACTTCGACAGCGCGCCAACCTTGGTCGCTTCGACATTGCCGTTCTTGAACAGCATCAGGGTCGGGATACCACGCACGCCATGCTTGGCCGGGGTTTCCTGGTTTTCGTCGATGTTCAGCTTGGCAACGATCAGCTTGCCTTCATACGTCGAAGCAATTTCGTCCAGAACCGGGGCGATCATTTTGCAAGGGCCGCACCATTCAGCCCAGTAATCGACCAGCACAGGGCCGTCGGCTTTCAGTACTTCCTGCTCGAAGCTAGCGTCGGTGACGTGCTTGATAAGATCGCTGCTCATGGATGTCTCCGGGGTTGTAAGCAAAAAAACGTGGCCCATCATAGCCGCCCTGCCCGCGTTCAGGAAGCCGCAGATGATTGAGTCTCACTATGGCCGCCCATGACGTTGGGTATAGCTCAAGTCACGGCGCGACGGGAGCCATCAAGCCGATTGCGCTGCTGTTACGCACGCCGGGACGTGCTCTGGATCAAGGATCGCGGCCATCGGCGGCGGCTGCGCGTTGGCGGCGGCGGTTGATCGTGGCACGATGGTCGGGTTATCGACCGAGATCCTTTAACCATGCCGCAATCCCAAGCCAAGAATCTGTCCCTGATCGCCGCCATCGACCTGGGCTCCAACAGCTTCCATATGGTCGTGGCCAAGGCCCAGAACGGCGAAATCCGTATCCTTGAGCGGCTCGGCGAGAAGGTTCAGCTGGCCGCCGGGATCGACGAAGAACGTCGCCTGAGCGAAGAATCCATGCAGCGCGGGCTCGATTGCCTGAAGCGGTTCGCCCAACTGATCAACGGTATGCCCCTGGGCGCCGTGCGGATCGTCGGCACCAACGCCCTGCGTGAAGCGCGCAACCGCGTCGAGTTCATCCGCCGCGCCGAAGAAATCCTCGGCCACCCGGTGGAAGTCATCTCTGGCCGTGAAGAAGCGCGCCTGATCTACCTGGGCGTTTCCCATACCCTCGCCGACACCCCGGGTAAGCGCCTGGTGACCGACATCGGCGGCGGCAGTACCGAATTCATCATTGGCCAGCGCTTCGAACCGCTGCTGCGCGAAAGCCTGCAAATGGGCTGCGTAAGCTACACCCAGCGCTATTTCAAGGACGGCAAGATCACCCCGGCCCGCTATGCCCAGGCATACACCGCGGCACGGCTGGAGATCATGAGCATCGAGCACGCCCTGCACCGCCTGACCTGGGATGAAGCCATCGGCTCCTCGGGCACCATTCGTGCCATCGGCCTGGCGCTCAAGGCGGGCGGCCACGGTACCGGCGAGGTCAACGCCGAAGGCCTGGCCTGGCTCAAACGCAAGTTGTTCAAGCTCGGTGACGCCGAGAAAATCGACTTCGAAGGCATCAAGCCCGACCGCCGGGCGATTTTCCCGGCGGGCCTGGCCATTCTCGAAGCGATCTTCGATGCCCTCGAACTGCAACGCATGGACCACTGTGAGGGCGCCCTGCGCGAAGGCGTGCTCTACGACCTGTTGGGCCGGCATCACCACGAAGACGTCCGTGAACGCACCTTGAGCTCCTTGATGGAGCGTTATCACGTTGATCTGGAACAAGCGGCACGGGTCGAGCGCAAGGCGCTGCATGCCTTCGATCAAGTGGCCGAAGACTGGGACCTGGAAGACGGGATCTGGCGCGAGCTGCTGGGCTGGGCGGCCAAGGTGCATGAAGTCGGGCTGGACATTGCCCACTACCATTACCACAAGCACGGTGCCTACCTGATCGAGCACTCGGACCTCGCCGGGTTCTCCCGCGAAGACCAACTGATGCTCGCGCTACTGGTACGCGGGCACCGCCGCAACATTCCCAGGGACAAGTTTGCCGAGTTCGGCGACGAAGGCATCAAGCTGATTCGCCTGTGCGTGCTGCTGCGCTTTGCGATTCTGTTCCATCACATCCGCGGCACCCAGGCGATGCCGCAAGTGGAACTGCACGCCGATGGCGACAGCCTGGATGTGCTGTTCCCGGAAAACTGGCTGGATGACAACCAACTGACCCAGGCTGACTTCGCGCTGGAAGCGGAGTGGCTGACACGGGTCGGCTTCGTGCTGAACGTGCGCTAAAACACCCGCAAGGGCGAACACAACCCCCGTGGCGAGGGAGCAAGCTCCCTTGCCACAGGTATGTCGCTAAAACAAAAATGGCGATCCGCAAGGATCGCCATTTTTTATTGCGCCAACACCTTCGCGTTAATTCACGGTCAGAATCGGGCTGCCCAAACGCTCGAGCAAGGTCGCCTGGGCGCTGCGCGGGTTCTGGTTGCCGGTCGGCGTGTTGCGGATGTACCGGCCGTCCGACTGCAAGCTCCAGCTGTGGGTGTTATCGGTGAGATAACTTTCCAGCTCTTTCTTGACCCGCAGAATCAGCTTCTTGCCTTCGACCGGGAAGCAGGTCTCGACGCGCTTGTCGAGGTTGCGCTCCATCCAGTCGGCACTCGACAGGAACATCTGCTCCTCGCCACCGTTGAGGAAGTAGAAGACCCGCGTGTGCTCCAGGAACCGCCCGATGATCGAACGCACGTGGATGTTGTGCGAAACCCCGGCAATGCCCGGCCGCAGGCAGCACATGCCACGCACTACCAAGTCGATGCGCACCCCGGACTGACTGGCCTTGTACAGCGCGCGGATGATTTTCGGATCGGTCAGCGAGTTGAATTTGGCGATGATGTGCGCCGGTTTGCCGTCGAGGGCGAACTGGGTTTCGCGGGCAATCATGTCGAGCATGCCCTTTTTCAAGGTGAACGGCGCATGCAGCAGTTTCTTCATGCGCAACGTCTTGCCCATGCCGATCAACTGGCTGAACAGTTTGCCGACGTCTTCACACAAGGCGTCATCGGAGGTCAGCAAGCTGTAGTCGGTGTACAGGCGAGCGTTGGCCGCGTGGTAGTTGCCCGTGCCCAAGTGCGCGTAACGGACAATTTCGCCGGCCTCGCGACGCAGGATCAGCATCATCTTGGCGTGGGTCTTGAAGCCGACCACGCCGTAGATCACCACCGCACCGGCCGCTTGCAGACGGCTGGCCAGTTGCAGGTTGGACTCTTCGTCAAACCGCGCACGCAACTCGATCACCGCCGTGACTTCCTTGCCGTTACGCGCCGCGTCCACCAGGGCATCGACGATTTCCGAGTTGGCGCCGCTGCGGTACAGCGTCTGGCGCACGGCCAGAACATGCGGGTCCTTGGCGGCCTGACGCAGCAGGTCGACCACCGGGGTGAAGGACTCGAACGGGTGCAGCAGCAGGATGTCCTGCTTGCTGATCACGCTGAAAATGTTCTCGCTGTTTTGCAGCAGTTTCGGAATCTGCGGGGTAAACGGCGTGTATTGCAGCTCCGGGTGGCTGTCCAGGCCGGTAATGCTGAACAGCCGCGTGAGGTTCACCGGGCCGTTGACCTGATACAACTCGGTCTCGTGCAGGTTGAACTGCTTGAGCAAGTAGTCGGACAGGTGTTTCGGGCAGGTGTCGGCCACTTCCAGACGTACCGCATCGCCGTAACGTCGGGAGAACAGTTCGCCGCGCAACGCGCGGGCCAGGTCTTCGACGTCTTCGGTGTCGACGGCCAGGTCGGCGTTCCGGGTCAGGCGGAACTGGTAGCAGCCCTTTACCTTCATGCCCTGGAATAGGTCATCGGCGTGCGCGTGGATCATTGACGACAGGAACACATAGTTGTCGCCGGCGCCACCCACTTCTTCCGGCAGCTTGATGATCCGTGGCAACAAACGCGGTGCCGGGATGATCGCCAGACCCGAATCGCGACCGAAGGCGTCGATGCCTTCGAGCTCGACGATAAAGTTCAGGCTCTTGTTCACCAACAACGGGAACGGGTGCGTCGGGTCGAGGCCGATCGGGGTGATGATCGGCGCGATCTCGTCGCGGAAATAGCGGCGCACCCAGGTTTTGATCTTGGTGGTCCAGTGACGCCGACGGATGAAGCGGACCTGATGTTTCTCAAGTTCCGGCAACAGGATGTCGTTGAGGATCGCGTACTGGCGGTCCACGTGACCGTGTACCAGTTCACTGATGCGCGCCAGGGCCTGATGCGGTTGCAGGCCATCGGCACCCGCCTGTTCACGGGCGAAGGTGATCTGTTTCTTGAGCCCCGCCACGCGAATCTCGAAGAACTCGTCCAGGTTGCTGGAGAAGATAAGCAAAAACTTCAGCCGTTCCAGCAACGGGTAGGACTCATCCAGCGC
Proteins encoded in this region:
- the trxA gene encoding thioredoxin TrxA, with the translated sequence MSSDLIKHVTDASFEQEVLKADGPVLVDYWAEWCGPCKMIAPVLDEIASTYEGKLIVAKLNIDENQETPAKHGVRGIPTLMLFKNGNVEATKVGALSKSQLAAFLDANI
- the ppx gene encoding exopolyphosphatase, whose product is MPQSQAKNLSLIAAIDLGSNSFHMVVAKAQNGEIRILERLGEKVQLAAGIDEERRLSEESMQRGLDCLKRFAQLINGMPLGAVRIVGTNALREARNRVEFIRRAEEILGHPVEVISGREEARLIYLGVSHTLADTPGKRLVTDIGGGSTEFIIGQRFEPLLRESLQMGCVSYTQRYFKDGKITPARYAQAYTAARLEIMSIEHALHRLTWDEAIGSSGTIRAIGLALKAGGHGTGEVNAEGLAWLKRKLFKLGDAEKIDFEGIKPDRRAIFPAGLAILEAIFDALELQRMDHCEGALREGVLYDLLGRHHHEDVRERTLSSLMERYHVDLEQAARVERKALHAFDQVAEDWDLEDGIWRELLGWAAKVHEVGLDIAHYHYHKHGAYLIEHSDLAGFSREDQLMLALLVRGHRRNIPRDKFAEFGDEGIKLIRLCVLLRFAILFHHIRGTQAMPQVELHADGDSLDVLFPENWLDDNQLTQADFALEAEWLTRVGFVLNVR
- the ppk1 gene encoding polyphosphate kinase 1 codes for the protein MNTEGLTEVAVKDAQPVVEHVVETEPALEPAPPAVVAEPAQAAPTIVIPGLDDSSLYIHRELSQLQFNIRVLEQALDESYPLLERLKFLLIFSSNLDEFFEIRVAGLKKQITFAREQAGADGLQPHQALARISELVHGHVDRQYAILNDILLPELEKHQVRFIRRRHWTTKIKTWVRRYFRDEIAPIITPIGLDPTHPFPLLVNKSLNFIVELEGIDAFGRDSGLAIIPAPRLLPRIIKLPEEVGGAGDNYVFLSSMIHAHADDLFQGMKVKGCYQFRLTRNADLAVDTEDVEDLARALRGELFSRRYGDAVRLEVADTCPKHLSDYLLKQFNLHETELYQVNGPVNLTRLFSITGLDSHPELQYTPFTPQIPKLLQNSENIFSVISKQDILLLHPFESFTPVVDLLRQAAKDPHVLAVRQTLYRSGANSEIVDALVDAARNGKEVTAVIELRARFDEESNLQLASRLQAAGAVVIYGVVGFKTHAKMMLILRREAGEIVRYAHLGTGNYHAANARLYTDYSLLTSDDALCEDVGKLFSQLIGMGKTLRMKKLLHAPFTLKKGMLDMIARETQFALDGKPAHIIAKFNSLTDPKIIRALYKASQSGVRIDLVVRGMCCLRPGIAGVSHNIHVRSIIGRFLEHTRVFYFLNGGEEQMFLSSADWMERNLDKRVETCFPVEGKKLILRVKKELESYLTDNTHSWSLQSDGRYIRNTPTGNQNPRSAQATLLERLGSPILTVN